From Chryseobacterium sp. IHB B 17019, one genomic window encodes:
- a CDS encoding M16 family metallopeptidase: MNFLKRITIATSIAAASYCGYAYGQDFQWKEATSNGYNYKYVTNDPTSARYYTLKNGLTVILSPTKKDPRIQTFIATKAGSKTDPSDHTGLAHYLEHMLFKGTDQFGSKDWAKEKPLLDQIDALYEKYNQTKDEAKRKEIYKEIDKISGEASKYAIANEYDKMMSGMGADGTNAFTSFEQTVYTEDIPANVADKFLAVQAERFRRPVLRLFHTELEAVYEEKNRGLDNDPRKVYEAMFAAIFPNNNYGKQTTIGTIEHLKNPSLKAIREYFNNYYVPNNMGIIMSGDFNPDEMIAKIDKAFSYMKSKPVPEYKIGTESPITSPIIREVYGPNPENITIGFRFPGASTQDARMLNFIGSMLTNGQAGLIDLDLIKKQKLLAAYAFPYVLKDYSVLLLQGNPTEGQSLDEVKNLLLQEIEKLKKGEFSDDLLQSIINNEKKNVIQKYEKYSSRAESLMDEFTSEVDHKTQLAYVDEISKLTKKDIMDFASRYLQANNYVAVYKRKGEDKNIAKVDKPAITPVSVNREDNSQFLNKINQMPESPISPVWLNFDKDITKNKLGSVDVLSVKNTDNPLFRLYYYFDSGKWNNKMLPLAAEYLQYLGTKNKSSEDISKEFYKLASSFNVSAGNEETYVTLEGLNENFDKTAALFEDLIKNCQPDQKALDAYKARLKKSRDNAKQNKSTIMAGLRSYAQYGSQNPFNNTLSDAELDALKAEDLVNVLHDLFNFKHKILYYGPKSGNELTASLTPIHKVSNSLKDMPKSKTFAQIPTDKNKVLFAHYDMVQAEVFWVRNGEAYNSSITPTVSLFNNYFGGGMGSVVFQTIRESKALAYSTYSYFSLPSKKEDKDIIMAYVGTQADKFNESTTAMNELLTTLPQSQQLFETAKNGLKKSIAAERITQDGIIFTYLRSQKLGNNSDIRKNIYEQSPKLTFADINNFHDKEMKGKNFTYCLVASQDKVKEADMQKLGEVKKLSLTEIFGY; this comes from the coding sequence ATGAATTTTTTAAAAAGAATCACAATTGCAACGAGCATTGCAGCAGCAAGTTACTGCGGATATGCTTACGGACAGGATTTCCAATGGAAAGAAGCGACATCGAACGGATACAATTACAAATATGTTACCAATGACCCGACTTCAGCAAGATATTATACTTTAAAGAACGGACTAACGGTAATTTTAAGTCCGACCAAAAAAGATCCTAGAATCCAGACTTTTATTGCTACAAAAGCGGGAAGTAAAACCGATCCGTCTGATCATACAGGGTTGGCGCATTATCTTGAGCACATGCTTTTCAAAGGGACAGATCAATTCGGGTCTAAGGATTGGGCTAAAGAAAAACCGCTTCTGGATCAGATTGACGCGCTTTATGAAAAGTACAACCAAACGAAAGACGAAGCAAAACGTAAAGAAATTTACAAAGAAATTGATAAAATTTCCGGTGAAGCATCAAAATATGCCATCGCCAATGAATATGATAAAATGATGTCCGGAATGGGCGCCGACGGAACAAATGCCTTCACATCTTTCGAGCAGACCGTTTACACAGAAGATATTCCTGCGAATGTTGCGGATAAATTCCTGGCAGTTCAGGCAGAAAGGTTCAGGCGGCCGGTTCTAAGGCTTTTCCACACCGAGCTGGAGGCTGTTTATGAAGAAAAAAACAGAGGTCTTGATAACGATCCAAGAAAGGTATATGAAGCCATGTTTGCGGCAATTTTCCCTAATAACAATTATGGAAAACAAACTACAATCGGAACTATTGAGCATTTGAAAAACCCTTCATTAAAGGCAATCAGAGAATATTTCAACAATTATTATGTTCCCAACAATATGGGGATAATTATGTCCGGAGATTTCAATCCTGATGAAATGATCGCGAAAATTGACAAGGCGTTTTCTTATATGAAATCAAAGCCGGTTCCTGAATATAAAATTGGTACGGAAAGCCCTATCACCTCTCCTATTATCAGGGAAGTTTACGGCCCGAATCCGGAGAATATTACCATTGGATTCAGATTTCCGGGAGCTTCTACTCAGGACGCTAGAATGCTCAATTTTATCGGAAGTATGCTGACAAACGGACAGGCCGGACTGATTGATCTTGACCTTATTAAAAAACAAAAATTGCTGGCTGCGTATGCTTTTCCTTATGTTTTAAAGGATTATTCGGTTCTTTTGCTACAGGGAAATCCTACGGAAGGACAATCTTTGGATGAAGTAAAAAACCTGTTGCTTCAGGAAATTGAAAAACTGAAAAAAGGAGAATTTTCAGATGATCTCCTTCAGTCAATTATTAATAACGAAAAGAAAAACGTTATTCAGAAATACGAAAAATATTCGTCCAGAGCTGAGTCTTTGATGGATGAATTCACTTCTGAGGTTGACCATAAAACACAATTGGCCTATGTTGATGAGATTTCGAAGCTGACGAAAAAAGACATTATGGATTTTGCGTCGAGATACCTTCAGGCAAATAATTATGTTGCTGTCTACAAGAGAAAAGGTGAAGATAAAAATATTGCAAAGGTTGACAAACCGGCCATCACTCCTGTTTCTGTAAACAGAGAAGACAATTCCCAGTTCCTTAATAAAATCAATCAAATGCCGGAATCTCCGATATCTCCGGTCTGGCTGAATTTTGATAAAGACATTACAAAAAATAAATTAGGAAGTGTAGATGTTCTTTCTGTAAAAAATACAGACAATCCTTTATTCAGATTATATTACTACTTCGATTCCGGAAAATGGAATAATAAAATGCTTCCATTGGCCGCAGAATATCTTCAATATTTAGGTACAAAAAACAAATCTTCGGAAGACATCAGCAAAGAGTTTTACAAACTGGCTTCAAGCTTTAATGTAAGTGCAGGAAATGAAGAAACTTATGTAACGCTCGAAGGGTTGAATGAAAATTTTGATAAAACAGCAGCTTTATTTGAAGATTTGATTAAAAATTGCCAGCCGGACCAGAAAGCACTGGATGCTTACAAAGCAAGATTAAAAAAATCAAGAGATAATGCGAAGCAAAACAAATCGACCATCATGGCCGGACTTAGAAGTTATGCTCAGTATGGTTCGCAAAATCCGTTCAACAATACTTTAAGTGACGCGGAACTGGATGCTTTGAAGGCAGAAGACTTGGTGAATGTGCTTCATGATTTGTTTAATTTTAAACATAAAATATTGTATTACGGTCCGAAATCCGGAAATGAGTTAACGGCTTCCTTAACTCCAATTCATAAAGTTTCGAATTCATTGAAAGATATGCCGAAGTCTAAAACTTTTGCACAAATCCCGACAGACAAGAATAAGGTCTTGTTTGCTCATTATGACATGGTTCAGGCGGAAGTTTTCTGGGTGAGAAACGGTGAAGCCTATAATTCCAGTATCACTCCTACTGTGAGTTTATTCAACAATTATTTCGGTGGCGGAATGGGTTCTGTAGTGTTCCAAACGATCAGAGAATCTAAGGCATTGGCATATTCCACTTATTCTTATTTCTCTCTACCAAGTAAAAAAGAGGATAAGGATATTATTATGGCATACGTTGGAACTCAGGCTGATAAATTCAATGAATCTACAACAGCAATGAATGAGCTTTTAACAACGCTTCCGCAATCTCAACAACTGTTTGAAACAGCTAAAAACGGATTAAAAAAATCTATCGCTGCCGAAAGAATTACGCAGGACGGAATTATTTTCACTTATTTAAGATCTCAAAAGCTTGGAAATAATTCGGATATCAGGAAGAATATCTACGAACAGTCACCAAAATTGACGTTTGCCGATATTAATAATTTCCACGATAAGGAAATGAAAGGTAAGAATTTCACCTATTGTCTTGTGGCTTCTCAGGATAAAGTAAAAGAAGCCGATATGCAGAAACTCGGTGAAGTGAAAAAACTTAGCTTAACCGAAATATTTGGTTACTAA